TTGAACATGAATTTTTCATAGTATCACATAATAACATCTTTTGCCACTTTTCTTTTGGCCATTCAGCAATCTTTAACAAGTTCAAGGACAACAAAGGGAATTTTAGCGAATCACTCATCGCCGACGTGCAAGGACTGCTAAGTCTATTTGAAGCTTGCCATCTGAGGTCTCATGGTGATGATATTTTGGACAATGCAATCGGTTTTACTGTAACTCACCTTAAATCAACTGATAAAGGAAAACCAAACCCCAATCTTGGAAAACAAGTGCGTCGTGCCTTAAACCAGCCAATCCACAAGGGAATGCCAAGGCTAGAGGCGAGGCATTACATTCCACTCTACCAAGAGAATCCTTTGCATAATGAAGTCATGTTATCCTTAGCTAAACTCGATTTCAACATATTGCAAGGGCAACACCAGAAGGAACTCGGCAACCTTACAAGGTTGGCTTCATGATGGCATGGCTATAGTAGCTAGATGTTCTGAGAACGCCAAATTATCACAGATTGATGTGTTAATCTCTTTGGCTCATCGGTCTAAAAGACTTTCTATAATTCTTTCAATGATGTGATCTTTAAATAGGTTTTGTTTGTATACTGTAGGTGGTGGAAGGATTTAGAGGTAGAAAGGAAGTTACCATTTGCTAGAGATAGGCTTGTGGAGATGTATCTCTGGATGTCAGGAGTCTATTTTGAGCCGGAATATGAAACCGCTAGGGTAATACTAACCAAAGTGGGAATCCTGGTTTCCATTATCGACGACATCTACGATGTCCATGGCACATTGGAAGAACTAGAACTCTTCACGGAAGCAATTGAAAGGTACAGGTTGCACTCGGATGCTTTTCTCAATTTACCAATAATAAACTTGCTTATTCTAATTTAATCAACTGTTAATTAGGGTCGAGTGTGATATTTCTGAACTTGAATTCAGGTGGGATGTCAATGCCAAAGATGGATTGCCAGAGTACATGCAAGCGTGTTACAAAATAGTTCTTGATCTGTATGATGAAATTGGCTATGAGATGACCAGAAATGGACGATCGTACCGGCTCTTCTATGCAAAAGAAGCGGTAAGCTATTCAAGGTTATATCAATCAAATGCAATTTTTACTCCATCCACCAGCAACAAAATATCGGGTTTTTATATAAAAACGAGAGACCGTCATATATTTAAGTCCACCAGACACATTGAAGTTTGAATATTGACGTAGCTTTATGTTTGAGGATGAATCCTTAGATGAAAAACCAAGTGAGAGCGTATTTCGCCGAGGCCAAATGGTTCCACCAAAACCACGTACCAATGATGGAGGAGTACATGCCCATTGCATTAGCATCCTCTGCTCTTGAAGTACTACCGGTGACGTCGTTTCTGGAAATGGGAGATATTGTAACCAAAGATGTTTTTGACTGGCTGTTATACAGCAACCCCAAGATGGCGAAGGCTGTGAAAGTAGTCGGTCGGCTCATGGATGACATTGCCGGACACAAGGTATATAAAAGCTACACCATTGAACAACATCAACTTATATAACTTTTGTCTGATAGATCTCATcaataagagaaaaaataataattcccAAGAGATATTTGTTAACAGTTTGAGCAAGAGAGAGGTCATGGGGCAACTTCAGTGGAGTGTTTCATGAAACAGTATGGAGTTACCGATGAAGTGGCTAAGGAGGAACTCCGTAAACAGGTGGCCGACGCGTGGAAGGACATTAACGAAGGGCTGCGCCGTCCGGCCATTGTCCCCAGGCCAATCCTCACGCGAATTCTGAATTTTGCACGGGCCATGCATGTGGTGTATAAAGATGAGATAGATCTCTACACTCATGCGGAGACCACGTTAAAAATGTATGTAACGTCTCTGTACGTCGATCCATTGCCCATGTGATGGTCTGGAAGAACAAGTTTAAGTACCAAAACGTCGTAGATTGCATTATGTGTCACTCTTCTCTGGCCTGGgagccccccttttttttctcctgtgGAGTTCGAATGAAATGGAATAAGGAGTCTGTGTAAATGTGGTATTGGAATATATTGATGTCCAATATGAAACATTATTTATTTGATATATGCTTATGACAGTTTTACAGCTGCAATTACTCAATCAtattaaaattatccatatcatCTTCGTAGCTAAACAATCATGTCTCATCTCAGAAAAGGGCATCTCCTATTATACCATGACTTTTACCAGAAGCTGACCTAGTCCCGCGTTTTGTTCTACATATATGGAGCAGTCATGCTCTACTTAGCCTAGTCTTAGAATTTGATAAAAGATAGTTTCAGGTCCCATGCGAAAATTACTATAGCTTTTGAGTGGACATTCAAACTCGACTCATTCTATcgccaaaaaataaatacgaCCTTATCAGGAAAATTTCATCATATAGAGAGATTTTATTGTCTATTGTAAAAATGAAACTAAATTGAACCCAAATGCTACTTTTTCTACTAGATTACGAAGATAAATAGCGTGATGACGATGCTTCTAAAATACCTTTTTTTGCCATTCTGTTTCTGTTTACTATGTAAGCAGCTCACTATAAAAGAAGTTCACTACAAatgaaattttaggactaaatttctCGTCACGTTTTTCCATTTACTAGCATAGAGGAACCCAACATGAGCTTCGCCTTTGgtttttatcataaatttctcaAGAACTTGAGACTCCCATTGTTATTCCTCTAATTTGAAACACTATGAAAGAGACTTTGCCTCCAAAATATTGAGAATGAAATAGGTAAAGTAACAACAATTACTAGTTTGCAAGTAGAAAATCAGACATGCTAGCACTGAAAATTGCCTTTTCTATTGAGAAACATTTCTCTATATGTGAAGAAATGAACATAATTGATGACTAACGGACATGTACTTACAATTGCAAGTATtggagaaaagtatcaaaaatgTCCTCAATTTATTACATTGGtattaattaaatcctaaaattctcaattgaaccaatttagcaCTAAAGCTTTTCACATTAGTagtaattcagtccatccggccattTTGGCCCAAAAATACTCATGTGGACATTGGTTGTCTTACTTGGCACGGCTAATGTTGACGTGAACACTTTtatagtttttaaatttttttttatttttttgttaaattttttattttttattttcattcttttatttttccgttccttcctctttttaattttttccttatttctagCCCCCATCGCCATTAGGGGTATGCAACCGGACCTGGTTTGCCCAAAACCCGAATCGGACCACCTGAAAAATAGGTTCGGGAATCGGTTCTCATTCAAACGGGTTCGATAACCGGTTCTAAATTTTGGGAACTGGTTGGAGCAAAGCCGGTTCATGATTCCAAGTActtgggaaccggaccaattTTGGAATTGATTTTTAACTACTACTAAAAAAAGAATAGTCTCGCTCGCCTCACCTTCTctgtttttggtggattgtaatttctattgatCATATTAGGGATTATTACTTTTGGTGAATAGTGAGTGTTATTATTCATCCTTTACTTTATATCGTTTCATcgctactcatattattttgctgaaaaaaatgaagaaaaatgttCTTGGGTAGACTCTGGAACAACACCAAAAAAATAGGGTAGGATCCAAAACAGGTTCTAGTACTAATAAGGtaagttttaggttccaaaaatttggaaccggttATAACGAGGTTAGTTTCGGGGTCTTGGTCCATAGCCCGCCCACCTGGCCATGTTCACCCCTAATCGCCATGCCCGGCGCAGGCACCGAACACCGAATACCGACACATATTATGAGTGGGCCACCAATCAAGCGGCTCTAATATCATATGTTAGGATTCAGCACACAATCAAATCACagtaaaagagaaattaaaaaagagaaatcgagacataatGTTTTATCATAGTTTACCCTTAAATTGGGGCTACATCCAACAGAGGgtttcactataattagtacctcACACCTCTTgttatatcactcaattacaaacaaTAAAGAGTATATAGATCAGTAGCTATTTATGAGCCCAAGCCCAAACTATCAATTAAAAAGTATGGGCTCAAACTATCGATAAGCATGACCCACGTGCTTTCTTGCCGTTGGGGAGTATAAATCTCACCCCAACATTTTCTCACTTGGTGAATATTTCCCATGCTTCTTTAGACCCGACACGCTTGTACACCATTTAAACTTTTCTGCACTTACTGCCTTGGTAAAAAAATCTGCATTATTCAAGCGTGTGTCAACTTTTTCCAGCACTACAACTTTTTGTTCTGCTTTTTCTAGGATGAAGTGATATTGGATGTCGATGTTCTTTGTTCTTGCACTAAAATCTAGGATTTTTAGCCAAGAATATAGCACTCTGACTATCATACCCAATCTTCCCTTCTCTTTGTGTAAAAGCAAGCTCTTTACACAATCTGCGCATCCGGATCACTTCCTTAGCAGCATGAGTGAGAGCCATGTACTCTGCCTCTGTACTAGATAAAGTAATCATGTTTTGCCTCTTTCTCATACAACTCACATCTCCATCGAACAGGGAAATAAATATCCGTTGGTTGACCTCTTGCTATTAATATCACCTCCCCAATTAGCATCCACAAAACATTTCAATTCTAACGCTTGTTGTCCCATTGAACTTTTTATACCTTCATAACGATTGATGTGAGTTTCCTTTGAAAAGAAACCATGGCATTTCTTCATGTGTTACTCATAATTAAGCTAGCCTAAGAAAAcggaaaaaatggaagaaagttTGCCATGTGTCGGGTGGAGAAAGTGTTAATGTCATTTTCTCGTACAACACTACACATCGCCGGGCATATGCTCAAtaaattaacaaagaaaggtttagtactaaattggtgGCACACCGCTGCGCATATGCTCAATCATCCACCTAGTTTTGATAGATTAGGTAGACTTTCTTTGGAGCtccaatttcaaattgataaattctCTTGTGAGTTTGGTAAATCGGGCGAACCATCCGATGGTTCATATCTTCTTACCCACAATCTCCACAAATTATCAAGCTCCGATAGATCGGGTAACCTCCCTATTTGAGCTGTATATCTCAATAAATAATTCCTCTAACCATTCCATTTCTACCAAATCTCGAATCTTGATTAGCTGCGAGCACCGACTAATTTCTAGCTCTTTTGAGCTTCTCTAAACTTGATAGGCCCAATAAAAAAAACGATTCACCATCGCAAACCTTTAAACAATGGAGATTCTCTAGCTTTTCAAACTCGATCTCTCTCAACCCCCATCTAGAGAGTATTAACACGGACAAATATCTCTATTTGGAAAAGAGTGGTTGTTCTATCTGTTTCTTGGCATCactaaattcgaaaaaaatgaagacCTAAAGGAAGCCTTGTGAGAGATTGAGAATCATCGCAAAGGATGTGAGAAGTTGAGGATCATCATCACATATTGAATGGTCTAAAGTTGAGGAGGCCGTGTGATAGCTATATTTCTACAACCGTGATATGTGTACGTTTCAAGATTTTCCAACATCCTTATGGCCGTTGGTAGCCCTGTTATCTTACTTTAATAAGTATTTAAGCACTTCAGCTTTTTGAGATATCCAACAGAAGTAGATAGTTACGTAATCTTTGTATGCTTCACATCCAACTAGAGAAATGACTCTAGTCCTCCAATGTAATTCGTAGCTCCCTTATCTAAGTGGATTGCCGGTTCATTTCCTCCGCCCTTTTGAGATCTCCTATAGAATGAGGTAACTTTCTTATCTTATCAAAAGTCATAAATAAGCACCTTAgtcatttgaaatattcaatATAAGTGGCAACTTTGTAATCTCTGAACACTACAAGTCTATGTCGACCAATGATTCGAGTTCTCTAATGGAGTTGGGTAGCTCTGTTATCCGAGTATATCCCAGGTTTATTTTCTCCAACCTTTTCAAACATTCAATAGAATCTACTAATTGTCTGATTCCTGTGTTGAACCAATCTAATACGAGCAACGATCTCAATTTTCCAATGGGATCCGGAAGCTTCCTAATCTGATGACAAACCATTAAAGACAAGCATGTCAAGATCGCCATCTCTCCAAAAAATGGATGAAGCTCTCGTATACACTACCCCACTAGCTTTAGACTTGACAGGTACCTAAGACCACATATTGCAAAAGGAACATCGGACAGGTGAAAAATAGGGGCCCATGGATGACTTCGACGTCTGAACTCAAGATGCAAAAATTTCCAAGCGCTTCAGCATAAGGCAATGTATAAATTTCAAGTCACGATTCGCCTGCGAAACAAACTTCGAATTAGAATAGTAACGGAAggaaaatggaaacaaaaacACTTATGTGATATGAAACAACTCCAAGCATGGGATCCCCAGCAAGTACGAAGTGCAGCAACGCCCGGGGAGTCATCTTGAATTCTCGAGAAGATTCTTGAAGTCTCCCACCATGTCCCCTCTCTCCCTAATTCATGTGTTAAAGAAGTCCTACATCGGAGAAATGATGTGGGGttgagcggttaatatatcttaattggcccataacttattgacttaagttttttagtgaatatgggtccaactagatatgttgatgggCAATTACTAGGGCTCTCTCTTGACAATCTCTTTAGGTGAATGTATCTGACTTCCGTTGAGCGCTCCCAACAAATAATATATGGTGTTAGAGCCGATGCTTCTGCGTGCTCCCAACAAATGATATATGGTATCAGAGTCGATGCTTCTACGCTCTCCCAACAAGAGATATGATGTCTTGTAAGGCATTCTGTTTGCTTTTACATTAAGATTGCGAATGTAAGCTATTAACATGCGTCGCTAGCTATAGACTATGATATTACCTTCATCTCACTCAAATAAAACAATATTAGTTTTCTTCAAACACAACACAAGACAAAAGAGCAGATCGTGGAATGTACTCCAAACTTCGAGATGATGTTCCCTAGAGCACAAAGACAGTAGCCATGGATAGAGTTTACCTTTCCACAACAAATCTTGGGActgttataatattttatagatAATTTGATTccacatttgattatttcattaatGTTTATTGATCGCATTAAATTGAGTGATTTCTGTTTTCATCCAAGAGTCACGATACCCAAAAGTTACGATAACGTATTGATGGATGACGTTATCCGAAGGGGTGCAAATGGGAGAATTTAAAAGGGTCATTTAAGTCAAACCCTCTAATCGTCGGTTTTCATTCTAACATACATACATAACGTACGTTTCTACAATAAACACATACCATCGCATAGagagggcaattggctagaagcaCCCATCGTTGATTGTTCAACGCTCTACGGATTTTGATTTGTCAATCGTCTTTATCAATGGATGGAGCTAAGTAAAGATTCCTCACATTTTCGCATTTGGTTTTGATTATACGTGATTTTGTTTGACAACGTATAATCAGGATATTCAGTCTTAAGAAGTACtaacatttggtatcagagcatgtaTAATatctgccttgatgtttaatgcatgatttgtgattgaattatTGAGTTTTAGGTGAATTTCGTGGGCTATGGGTAAATCGCAAATTTGGGTTTTTCGGGCCGGAGAGAGAGTATTGATTCTGGCCAAATTTTGGCAACCCACGACCCGACTTCGGATCGGTATGGTCATACTGCCATGAGGAACAATAGCCCTCTATCAATTCAGCATGTCACTAATCGCTGGAGGTTATTTTTCATGGCAGAAGCAATTAGGGTTAACGGTTGCATCTAGATGGAATTTTGCTTGATTCTCTCAAatttctaaatcattttcattgattCTAAAACCTATGTAGTCGTATCAACATGTTGAATAAAACCCACTAATTATTTTGGTCGGATATGGGCTGTCGGAGGAGAATCGGACGACGGACAAGCAACGGAGTCGGGCAGGATTTTTTCGCCCTCGTTTTTGGATATGCAATTGCAGGCACCTGCATTGCACGTGCTGCgggggagggggaagaagaCGGGGCACGTGTATACCCACAACACGCCCTCACGTGGGGAGTGCATAGGCAGTGGGACCCACGTGTAATAATTGGACCGTATGCAATTGCAACCTGTTCATGGGTGAGTGTGTGTGCATCTCGACTATGAAATTTGGTATGGGACAAATTGAGCAGAACGACCGAAGTACATATTCACACATTTTTGAGTTATAATTGCATTTTGTGTGGTATTATGATAGATAAGTTGAATGTGGATGAGATATCCGCATTGtgatatgtgattgattgatagaACATACTGGATAAGTT
This genomic interval from Rhodamnia argentea isolate NSW1041297 chromosome 4, ASM2092103v1, whole genome shotgun sequence contains the following:
- the LOC115736156 gene encoding (-)-germacrene D synthase-like isoform X3, with the translated sequence MSLQISAIPSSSAQDASQFAVRRSANFHPGIWGDYFLKYASDSSSMSSHAIAEDRIERLKGEVSNMLKDATAKPSQKLNLIDQIQRLGIAYHFEIEIDQQLEQIQRSYSGFHCGDNNDLHTVALLFRLLRQHGYTISSAIFNKFKDNKGNFSESLIADVQGLLSLFEACHLRSHGDDILDNAIGFTVTHLKSTDKGKPNPNLGKQVRRALNQPIHKGMPRLEARHYIPLYQENPLHNEVMLSLAKLDFNILQGQHQKELGNLTRWWKDLEVERKLPFARDRLVEMYLWMSGVYFEPEYETARVILTKVGILVSIIDDIYDVHGTLEELELFTEAIERWDVNAKDGLPEYMQACYKIVLDLYDEIGYEMTRNGRSYRLFYAKEAMKNQVRAYFAEAKWFHQNHVPMMEEYMPIALASSALEVLPVTSFLEMGDIVTKDVFDWLLYSNPKMAKAVKVVGRLMDDIAGHKFEQERGHAATSVECFMKQHGVTEEKAKEELRKQVADAWNDINEGLRLPTIVPRPLLVRFLNFTRAMHVVYKDEKDLYTHAETKFKEHATSLYVNPLPM
- the LOC115736156 gene encoding (-)-germacrene D synthase-like isoform X2 produces the protein MSLQISAIPSSSAQDASQFAVRRSANFHPGIWGDYFLKYASDSSSMSSHAIAEDRIERLKGEVSNMLKDATAKPSQKLNLIDQIQRLGIAYHFEIEIDQQLEQIQRSYSGFHCGDNNDLHTVALLFRLLRQHGYTISSAIFNKFKDNKGNFSESLIADVQGLLSLFEACHLRSHGDDILDNAIGFTVTHLKSTDKGKPNPNLGKQVRRALNQPIHKGMPRLEARHYIPLYQENPLHNEVMLSLAKLDFNILQGQHQKELGNLTRWWKDLEVERKLPFARDRLVEMYLWMSGVYFEPEYETARVILTKVGILVSIIDDIYDVHGTLEELELFTEAIERWDVNAKDGLPEYMQACYKIVLDLYDEIGYEMTRNGRSYRLFYAKEAMKNQVRAYFAEAKWFHQNHVPMMEEYMPIALASSALEVLPVTSFLEMGDIVTKDVFDWLLYSNPKMAKAVKVVGRLMDDIAGHKFEQERGHGATSVECFMKQYGVTDEVAKEELRKQVADAWKDINEGLRRPAIVPRPILTRILNFARAMHVVYKDEIDLYTHAETTLKMYVTSLYVDPLPM